A stretch of the Capra hircus breed San Clemente chromosome 10, ASM170441v1, whole genome shotgun sequence genome encodes the following:
- the TTC5 gene encoding tetratricopeptide repeat protein 5 isoform X3 → MEKTLQQMEEVVGSVQGNAQVLMLTGKALNVTPNYSPKAEELLSKAVKLEPKLVEAWNQLGEVYWKKGDVAAAHTCFSGALTHCKNKVSLQNLSMVLRQLRTDSGDEHSRHVMDSVRQAKLAVQMDILDGRSWYILGNAYLSLYFNTGQNPKISQQALSAYAQAEKVDRTASSNPDLHLNRATLHKYEENYGEALEGFSRAAALDPAWPEPRQREQQLLDFLTRLTSLLESKGKVKAKKLQSMLGNLRPAHLGPCGDGRYQSASGQKVTLERKPLSALHPGVNSGAVVLGKVVFSLTTEEKVPFTFGLVDSDGPCYAVMVYNMVQSWGVLIGDSVAIPEPNLRLHRIQHKGKDYSFSSVRVETPLLLVVNGKPQGSSSQAAATVASRPQCE, encoded by the exons ATGGAGAAGACCCTGCAGCAGATGGAGGAAGTAGTGG GTTCTGTCCAGGGCAATGCCCAGGTTCTGATGCTGACCGGTAAAGCACTGAATGTGACTCCTAACTATAGCCCCAAGGCTGAGGAGCTTCTGTCAAAGGCTGTGAAGCTGGAGCCTAAGCTGGTAGAAGCCTGGAACCAGCTGGGTGAGGTGTACTGGAAGAAAGGGGATGTTGCAGCTGCCCACACCTGCTTCTCAGGAGCCCTCACCCAT TGCAAGAACAAAGTCTCCCTTCAAAACCTGTCAATGGTGCTTCGCCAGCTGCGGACTGACTCCGGAGATGAACATTCTCGCCATGTCATGGACAGTGTCCGACAGGCTAAGTTGGCTGTGCAGATGGACATCCTTGATGGCCGCTCCTGGT ATATTCTGGGGAATGCCTACCTTTCTCTTTACTTCAATACTGGCCAGAACCCTAAGATCTCCCAGCAAGCCCTCAGTGCTTATGCCCAAGCA GAGAAGGTTGACAGGACAGCTTCCAGCAATCCTGATCTTCATCTGAACAGGGCAAcg TTACATAAATATGAGGAGAATTATGGTGAGGCTCTGGAGGGCTTCTCTCGGGCTGCAGCACTGGACCCTGCCTGGCCAGAGCCCCGGCAACGAGAGCAACAGCTCCTGGATTTCCTGACTAGATTAACCAGCCTCCTTGAGAGCAAG GGAAAGGTGAAGGCCAAAAAGTTACAGAGCATGCTGGGAAACTTGCGCCCAGCCCACCTGGGCCCTTGTGGTGATGGGCGCTATCAGTCAGCCTCGGGGCAGAAGGTGACTCTGGAGCGCAAGCCCCTGAGTGCTCTGCACCCTGGTGTAAATAGTGGAGCTGTGGTCCTGGGAAAGGTGGTGTTCAGCCTCACCACGGAGGAGAAAGTCCCTTT TACATTTGGCCTGGTAGATTCAGATGGACCTTGCTATGCAGTTATGGTGTATAATATGGTGCAGAGCTGGGGAGTGCTCATTGGGGACTCTGTAGCCATCCCTGAGCCTAACCTTCGTCTTCACCGAATTCAGCACAAGGGAAAG GACTATTCCTTTTCCAGTGTTCGTGTGGAGACGCCCCTCCTGCTGGTGGTGAATGGGAAGCCTCAGGGCTCCAGCAGCCAGGCTGCTGCCACGGTGGCATCGAGGCCACAATGTGAATGA
- the TTC5 gene encoding tetratricopeptide repeat protein 5 isoform X2, whose protein sequence is MMAVEEEEVKEVLQKLQELVDQLYSFRECYFETHSVEHAGRKQQDVREEMEKTLQQMEEVVGSVQGNAQVLMLTGKALNVTPNYSPKAEELLSKAVKLEPKLVEAWNQLGEVYWKKGDVAAAHTCFSGALTHCKNKVSLQNLSMVLRQLRTDSGDEHSRHVMDSVRQAKLAVQMDILDGRSWYILGNAYLSLYFNTGQNPKISQQALSAYAQAEKVDRTASSNPDLHLNRATLHKYEENYGEALEGFSRAAALDPAWPEPRQREQQLLDFLTRLTSLLESKGKVKAKKLQSMLGNLRPAHLGPCGDGRYQSASGQKVTLERKPLSALHPGVNSGAVVLGKVVFSLTTEEKVPFTFGLVDSDGPCYAVMVYNMVQSWGVLIGDSVAIPEPNLRLHRIQHKGKDYSFSSVRVETPLLLVVNGKPQGSSSQAAATVASRPQCE, encoded by the exons ATGATGGCTGTTGAAGAGGAAGAAGTCAAGGAGGTCTTGCAGAAATTGCAG GAACTGGTGGATCAGCTGTATTCATTTCGCGAGTGCTATTTCGAGACACATAGTGTTGAGCATGCTGGGAGGAAGCAACAAGATGTGCGGGAAGAGATGGAGAAGACCCTGCAGCAGATGGAGGAAGTAGTGG GTTCTGTCCAGGGCAATGCCCAGGTTCTGATGCTGACCGGTAAAGCACTGAATGTGACTCCTAACTATAGCCCCAAGGCTGAGGAGCTTCTGTCAAAGGCTGTGAAGCTGGAGCCTAAGCTGGTAGAAGCCTGGAACCAGCTGGGTGAGGTGTACTGGAAGAAAGGGGATGTTGCAGCTGCCCACACCTGCTTCTCAGGAGCCCTCACCCAT TGCAAGAACAAAGTCTCCCTTCAAAACCTGTCAATGGTGCTTCGCCAGCTGCGGACTGACTCCGGAGATGAACATTCTCGCCATGTCATGGACAGTGTCCGACAGGCTAAGTTGGCTGTGCAGATGGACATCCTTGATGGCCGCTCCTGGT ATATTCTGGGGAATGCCTACCTTTCTCTTTACTTCAATACTGGCCAGAACCCTAAGATCTCCCAGCAAGCCCTCAGTGCTTATGCCCAAGCA GAGAAGGTTGACAGGACAGCTTCCAGCAATCCTGATCTTCATCTGAACAGGGCAAcg TTACATAAATATGAGGAGAATTATGGTGAGGCTCTGGAGGGCTTCTCTCGGGCTGCAGCACTGGACCCTGCCTGGCCAGAGCCCCGGCAACGAGAGCAACAGCTCCTGGATTTCCTGACTAGATTAACCAGCCTCCTTGAGAGCAAG GGAAAGGTGAAGGCCAAAAAGTTACAGAGCATGCTGGGAAACTTGCGCCCAGCCCACCTGGGCCCTTGTGGTGATGGGCGCTATCAGTCAGCCTCGGGGCAGAAGGTGACTCTGGAGCGCAAGCCCCTGAGTGCTCTGCACCCTGGTGTAAATAGTGGAGCTGTGGTCCTGGGAAAGGTGGTGTTCAGCCTCACCACGGAGGAGAAAGTCCCTTT TACATTTGGCCTGGTAGATTCAGATGGACCTTGCTATGCAGTTATGGTGTATAATATGGTGCAGAGCTGGGGAGTGCTCATTGGGGACTCTGTAGCCATCCCTGAGCCTAACCTTCGTCTTCACCGAATTCAGCACAAGGGAAAG GACTATTCCTTTTCCAGTGTTCGTGTGGAGACGCCCCTCCTGCTGGTGGTGAATGGGAAGCCTCAGGGCTCCAGCAGCCAGGCTGCTGCCACGGTGGCATCGAGGCCACAATGTGAATGA
- the TTC5 gene encoding tetratricopeptide repeat protein 5 isoform X1, which yields MILLTLFYLKVQSISSLLTEELVDQLYSFRECYFETHSVEHAGRKQQDVREEMEKTLQQMEEVVGSVQGNAQVLMLTGKALNVTPNYSPKAEELLSKAVKLEPKLVEAWNQLGEVYWKKGDVAAAHTCFSGALTHCKNKVSLQNLSMVLRQLRTDSGDEHSRHVMDSVRQAKLAVQMDILDGRSWYILGNAYLSLYFNTGQNPKISQQALSAYAQAEKVDRTASSNPDLHLNRATLHKYEENYGEALEGFSRAAALDPAWPEPRQREQQLLDFLTRLTSLLESKGKVKAKKLQSMLGNLRPAHLGPCGDGRYQSASGQKVTLERKPLSALHPGVNSGAVVLGKVVFSLTTEEKVPFTFGLVDSDGPCYAVMVYNMVQSWGVLIGDSVAIPEPNLRLHRIQHKGKDYSFSSVRVETPLLLVVNGKPQGSSSQAAATVASRPQCE from the exons ATGATCTTATTAACTTTGTTTTATCTCAAGGTGCAAAGCATTTCCTCTCTCCTGACTGAG GAACTGGTGGATCAGCTGTATTCATTTCGCGAGTGCTATTTCGAGACACATAGTGTTGAGCATGCTGGGAGGAAGCAACAAGATGTGCGGGAAGAGATGGAGAAGACCCTGCAGCAGATGGAGGAAGTAGTGG GTTCTGTCCAGGGCAATGCCCAGGTTCTGATGCTGACCGGTAAAGCACTGAATGTGACTCCTAACTATAGCCCCAAGGCTGAGGAGCTTCTGTCAAAGGCTGTGAAGCTGGAGCCTAAGCTGGTAGAAGCCTGGAACCAGCTGGGTGAGGTGTACTGGAAGAAAGGGGATGTTGCAGCTGCCCACACCTGCTTCTCAGGAGCCCTCACCCAT TGCAAGAACAAAGTCTCCCTTCAAAACCTGTCAATGGTGCTTCGCCAGCTGCGGACTGACTCCGGAGATGAACATTCTCGCCATGTCATGGACAGTGTCCGACAGGCTAAGTTGGCTGTGCAGATGGACATCCTTGATGGCCGCTCCTGGT ATATTCTGGGGAATGCCTACCTTTCTCTTTACTTCAATACTGGCCAGAACCCTAAGATCTCCCAGCAAGCCCTCAGTGCTTATGCCCAAGCA GAGAAGGTTGACAGGACAGCTTCCAGCAATCCTGATCTTCATCTGAACAGGGCAAcg TTACATAAATATGAGGAGAATTATGGTGAGGCTCTGGAGGGCTTCTCTCGGGCTGCAGCACTGGACCCTGCCTGGCCAGAGCCCCGGCAACGAGAGCAACAGCTCCTGGATTTCCTGACTAGATTAACCAGCCTCCTTGAGAGCAAG GGAAAGGTGAAGGCCAAAAAGTTACAGAGCATGCTGGGAAACTTGCGCCCAGCCCACCTGGGCCCTTGTGGTGATGGGCGCTATCAGTCAGCCTCGGGGCAGAAGGTGACTCTGGAGCGCAAGCCCCTGAGTGCTCTGCACCCTGGTGTAAATAGTGGAGCTGTGGTCCTGGGAAAGGTGGTGTTCAGCCTCACCACGGAGGAGAAAGTCCCTTT TACATTTGGCCTGGTAGATTCAGATGGACCTTGCTATGCAGTTATGGTGTATAATATGGTGCAGAGCTGGGGAGTGCTCATTGGGGACTCTGTAGCCATCCCTGAGCCTAACCTTCGTCTTCACCGAATTCAGCACAAGGGAAAG GACTATTCCTTTTCCAGTGTTCGTGTGGAGACGCCCCTCCTGCTGGTGGTGAATGGGAAGCCTCAGGGCTCCAGCAGCCAGGCTGCTGCCACGGTGGCATCGAGGCCACAATGTGAATGA